Below is a window of Desulfarculaceae bacterium DNA.
TATAGTCACATGACCCAGCAGGCAGGACCTGTTTAGAAGAGGTTCGGCCGGAGGAAGTTTGCAACCATGGAACAGATACCCCTGGCGGCGGAGCGCCGCGAAAGCACTGGCAAAGGCCCGGCCCGGCAGATGCGCGTCGAGGGCCAAGTGCCGGCTATTTTTTACAGCGGCGGCCAAGAGGCGGACAAGCTCACCATCGAAAAGGCCGAGATCGATCGCGTTCTGCGCGTGTCCAGCGGCGGCACCGCCTTCTTGTCGCTCATCATCGGTGACGACGCCCCCCGCATGGCGGTGATCAAAGAGCTTCAGTTCGACTACCTGGGCAAGAGCGTCCTGCACGCCGACTTCTACGAGGTGCGGGCCGACCAGGAGCTGACCATCGACGTGCCCATCGAGCTCGTTGGCGAGCCCAAGGGCATGACCACCGGCACCCTGCTTTCCCAGACCGCCTACACCGCGGCCATCGTGGGCACCGTGGCCGATATTCCCGACTCGCTCACCCTTGACGTGACCGAGATGGAGATCGGCGACGCCCTGTACTCCGACGCCCTGACCCTGCCCGAGGGTGCCAAGCTCCAGGCCGAGGAGAACTTCATGATCGTCTCCTTGTCCGAGGCTACCTTGGCCCTGGAGGAGGAAGAGGAAGAAGAAGGCGAAGAGGGCGAAGGCGAAGAGGGAGCCGAGGGCGAAGGCGCCGGCGAGGAAGAGAAGACCGAGGAAGGCAGCGAGTAGCTCGCCTTGGCCTCGTATTGGGACCAGATGCCAGGACCGGCCTTGGTCCTGGGTCTGGGAAATCCGGGAGCGCAATATTCGGGCTCCCGGCACAACCTGGGCTTCGCGGTCACCAGCCTTTTGGCCGACCGCCACGGTCTGGTCCTGAGCAAGAGCGGGCACCACAGCCACTGGGCCAAGGGCCGGGTGGCGGGCCGCGAGACGATCATAGCCCAGCCGCAGACCTTCATGAACCTGAGCGGCGAGGCGGCCCTGAGCCTCCTGGGCTATTTCGATCTGGAGCCCGGCAGCCTGATCGCGGTGCACGACGACCTGGACCTGCCCCTGGGGCGGCTGAAGGTGGCCCTCAGGGGGGGACCGGGGGGCCACAAGGGGGTGGCCTCGATAATACGATTATTGGGCAGCGAGGCCTTCGGTCGCCTGAAGGTGGGCATCGGAAGGCCGCGTTTCGAAGAACCCGTAGAGAAATTTGTGCTGAGCGGCTTTTATGCCGATCAGCGTGAAAAAGTAGCAGAAACGGTGCTGGTCGCCGCGGATTGCCTGGAGGTAATGCTCGCCTCGGGCGCCCAGGAGGCCATGCAAAAGTTCCACCGACCCTTTAGCAACGAGGAGGAAGAGGGGTAATGTTTCAACTCACCGTAGCAGCGCCTTATCTGGCCCTGTTCGGGCTGCTTGTGGCCTTCCTGATTTACGGCTACGTCAAAAAGCAACCCAACGGCAACGAGCTTATGCAGAAGCTCGAAGGTCAGATTCACGCCGGCGCCATGGCCTTCTTGAAGAAGGAATATTCGATCCTGGCGATCTTCGCCGTCATCGTATTCCTGCTGCTGGGCTTCGGCATCGCCTGGCCCACCGCCATCGCTTTTGTCTCCGGCGCCATCTGCTCCATCGCAGCCGGCTACTCCGGCATGACCGCGGCCACCCGCGGCAACAGCCGCACCGCCGAGGCCGCCAACAAGTTCGGCCAGGCCAGAGCCCTGAACGTCAGCTACTTCAGCGGTTCGGTTATGGGCCTGGCGGTGGCCAGCCTGGGCCTGTTGGGCGTGGGCTTCTGGTTCTGGTATTACGGTCATGATCCGGTGACCGCCCAGTACATCAACGGCTTCGCCATGGGCGCCAGCTCCATCGCGCTGTTCGCGCGCGTGGGCGGCGGCGTCTACACCAAGGCCGCCGACGTCGGCGCCGACCTGGTGGGCAAGGTCGAGGCGGGCATCCCCGAGGACGACCCCCGCAACCCCGGCGTCATCGCCGACAACGTGGGCGACAACGTGGGCGACATCGCGGGCATGGGCGCGGACATCTTCGAGTCCTACTGCGGCTCGATCATCGCCACCATCGCCATCGGCGCCACCGCCTCCGCGGGCCTGATCACCCAGGTGGGCAACCCCGCCCTGGGCAAAGTGGCCCTCATGGCCGCCCCCATTCTGGTGGTCATGGCCGGCCTGCTCGCCTCCTTCGTGGGCGTGTTCTCCATCAAGATCTTCGAGAAGGGCAGCCCGGCGGGCGCTCTGCGCTACACCACCTGGGTGGCCGCGGTGATCTTCGCCATCCTGTCCTACATCGCCCTCAAGGGCCTGGGCATGAACGCCGGTCCCTGGTGGGCC
It encodes the following:
- the pth gene encoding aminoacyl-tRNA hydrolase, with translation MASYWDQMPGPALVLGLGNPGAQYSGSRHNLGFAVTSLLADRHGLVLSKSGHHSHWAKGRVAGRETIIAQPQTFMNLSGEAALSLLGYFDLEPGSLIAVHDDLDLPLGRLKVALRGGPGGHKGVASIIRLLGSEAFGRLKVGIGRPRFEEPVEKFVLSGFYADQREKVAETVLVAADCLEVMLASGAQEAMQKFHRPFSNEEEEG
- a CDS encoding 50S ribosomal protein L25 — its product is MEQIPLAAERRESTGKGPARQMRVEGQVPAIFYSGGQEADKLTIEKAEIDRVLRVSSGGTAFLSLIIGDDAPRMAVIKELQFDYLGKSVLHADFYEVRADQELTIDVPIELVGEPKGMTTGTLLSQTAYTAAIVGTVADIPDSLTLDVTEMEIGDALYSDALTLPEGAKLQAEENFMIVSLSEATLALEEEEEEEGEEGEGEEGAEGEGAGEEEKTEEGSE